A window from Carassius gibelio isolate Cgi1373 ecotype wild population from Czech Republic chromosome B3, carGib1.2-hapl.c, whole genome shotgun sequence encodes these proteins:
- the b9d1 gene encoding B9 domain-containing protein 1 has translation MTSDNPSVFLLMVNGQIEAADFPEYDDLYCKYCFVYGHDWAPTSGLEEGISQITSKGRGSRSLVWNFPLDISFKSTNPFGWPQIVVSVYGPDTFGNDVVRGYGAIHIPFIPGKHTKTIPMFVPESTSRLQKFTSWLMGRRPEFTDPKVVAQGDGREVTRVCSQGFVTLQFNIVTKDMKKLGYETTSEHSTATGLTKTSQKL, from the exons ATGACCTCAGACAACCCTTCTGTTTTTCTTCTCATGGTTAATGGGCAAATCGAAGCAGCCGAT TTCCCAGAATATGATGATCTTTACTGCAAGTATTGCTTCGTTTATGGGCACGACTGGGCGCCCACATCA GGCTTGGAAGAGGGAATTTCTCAAATAACTTCTAAAGGTAGAGGATCTCGGAGTTTGGTGTGGAACTTCCCACTGGACATCTCGTTCAAAAGCACGAACCCATTTGGCT ggCCCCAGATTGTGGTCAGTGTGTATGGCCCTGACACTTTTGGAAATGATGTTGTGAGAGGTTATGGAGCCATACACATCCCGTTTATACCTGGAAA ACACACCAAGACCATCCCTATGTTCGTTCCTGAGTCTACATCAAGACTTCAGAAGTTCACAAG CTGGCTGATGGGACGGCGTCCAGAATTTACAGATCCCAAGGTTGTTGCCCAAGGAGATGGAAGAGAAG TGACGAGGGTGTGCTCACAAGGTTTTGTTACACTACAGTTCAACATTGTGACTAAAGACATGAAGAAACTGGGTTATGAAACAACATCAGAGCATTCAACTGCTACAGGACTGACAAAGACATCTCAAAAGCTCTAA